TAAATAATTCACGCCCCATACCTTGATGAGAATCGGTTAAATCTTGCTGTACGATCTCGCGGTTTGCCAGTTCCTCATCTGAAATAAGAACCGACAAAGTCCCTTCAATAGCATCAAGGCGAATCAAGTCACCGTCTTTGAGTTTAGCAATCAGACCACCAGACAACGCTTCTGGCGTAAGATGTATTGCCGCTGGCACTTTACCTGATGCGCCTGACATACGACCATCAGTAACTAACGCCACTTTATAACCTTGATCCTGTAAGTTAATCAGGTACGGTGTTAGTTTATGCAGTTCAGGCATCCCTAAGGCTTTTGGGCCCTGGAAACGTACAACAGCAACACAATCTCGCTTAAGCTCACCGCTCGCAATTGCATCAGCTAAATCGTTCTGACTATGAAAAATAACCGCTGGTGCCTCAACAATACGATTTTCTTCAGCTACCGCTGAAACCTTAATAACAGAACGACCAAGGTTGCCTTTTAGAAGAGACAAACCGCCTTCTTTACTGAAAGGGTTTTCAATAGGTCGTACTACGTCTAAATCTAAACTTTCTGCTGGTCCATCACGCCACACCAATGTATCGCCATCAAGGAAAGGTTCTTTTGTGTAATGAGTTAACCCTTTACCGACAATGGTATTCACATCTTCATGAAGTAATTCACCTTTCAGTAACTGCTTCACTAAAAATGCCATACCACCTGCCGCGTGAAAATGGTTAATGTCCGCTTGTCCATTTGGGTAAATACGAGTCATCGAAGGCACGACTTTAGATAAAGCAGAGAAGTCGTCCCAGTTAACAATGATACCCGCCGCTCGCGCATACGCCACAATATGCATCGTATGGTTTGTTGAACCACCAGTGGCTAACAAGCCGACAATAGAATTTACTATGCTGCGTTCATCAATAATTTCGTAAAGTGGACGATAGTCTCGACCTAAAGCGGTAATCTTTGTGGATAACTGAGAAGCATATTTTGTTAACGCATCACGCAGTGGATCATCTGGATTGACGAAAGAGGATCCTGGCAATTGAAGCCCCATCATCTCAACCAAGAGCTGATTAGAATTGGCCGTTCCATAAAAGGTGCAAGTCCCCGCACTATGATAAGAAGCAGACTCAGCCTCAAGTAACTCATCTCGTGACGCTTGGCCTTGTGCAAAGCGCTGGCGAACAGCAGATTTTGCGGCATTAGAAATACCTGAACGCATTGGTCCGGCAGGAATAAACAAAGCAGGCAAATGGCCAAAACGTAAAGCGGCAATTAATAAGCCAGGGACTATTTTGTCACAGATACCAAGATAAATAGCCGCATCAAACATATTATGAGAAAGAGCAATCGCGGCGCCTTGTGCAATATTGTCACGGCTAAATAAGCTCAGCTCCATGCCATCTTGCCCTTGAGTAACACCATCACACATCGCAGGAACACCGCCCGCAAATTGCGCTATTGAACCCATTTCTTGGATCGCAGAACGAATTTTATTGGGATAATGTTCATAAGGCTGATGCGCAGATAGCATGTCATTATACGACGACACGATACCAATGTTCGCCTCTTCCATCAGAGTTAGCTTTTGTTTGTCTTGGGGTTGGCATGCCGCAAAACCATGAGCCAAGTTGCCACATGATAATGTTCCTCTATGTGGGCCTTGCTCCTGTGCTTTTTTCATATCTTTAAGGTATTTTTCGCGCAACACTGCACTTCGCTTAACAATGTCGTTCGTTACCTTAGCAACAATCGGATTCATGCTTCTCTCCGTTTTTTATATAACTGTCTTAACAGACAGCTTGATATCAAAATTTTATGTAATATTACTACATTTTCATTTTATTTCACGCTTAAACGGCAGATAAATCATTAAAAAAACAATATTATGTAATTTATTTACATAAATGATTCGAAATAGTCGCCCTTTCAGTTAAAATAATCAAACGTTTGTAACATAACTCTGTACAATATTAGACAAAGGTCACTATTTGATCGAAAATTAGCCAAATAGAGATAAATTTATTACTAATCCTTGCTTAAAAAATCACTTATGTAGTATTTTTACGTCAAAGAATAATACTGAACATGAAATGTTCGAATTCGAACACTTCACAATTTCCGCACTATTTAGAGGTGAGTATGACGATTAAGGTAGCTATCAACGGTTATGGACGCATTGGACGCAACACACTTAGAGCCTTATACGAATCAGGCAAGCGTGATCAAATCCAAATAGTTGCGATTAATGATCTTGGTGATTCAAAAACCAACGCTCATTTAACAAAATATGACACTGTCCATGGCCGCTTTAATGAAGAAGTAACCTTTGACGACGAAGCCCTATACATCAACAAAGATAGAATCCGCACTTTCTCTGAACGTAACCCTGCAGACCTTCCTTGGGCAGAGCTAGACATAGATGTGGTTTATGAATGTACTGGCTTTTTTACAACAAAAGAAAAAGCCAGTGCTCATATCACTGCTGGCGCTAAGAAAGTTATCATTTCTGCACCAGGTAAAGAAGTGGACGCTACAGTTGTATACGGTGTTAACCAAGATGTATTAACGTCTGAGATGACCGTTATTTCTAATGCTTCTTGCACAACTAACTGTCTAGCGCCATTCGCTAAACCACTGAGTGAAAAGCTAGGCATTGAAAGTGGCTTGATGACTACGATTCACGCCTACACTAATGACCAACGACTTTCAGATGTTTATCATGAAGACCTTTATCGCGCCCGTGCAGCCGCAATGAAC
This genomic stretch from Marinomonas primoryensis harbors:
- the edd gene encoding phosphogluconate dehydratase, whose translation is MNPIVAKVTNDIVKRSAVLREKYLKDMKKAQEQGPHRGTLSCGNLAHGFAACQPQDKQKLTLMEEANIGIVSSYNDMLSAHQPYEHYPNKIRSAIQEMGSIAQFAGGVPAMCDGVTQGQDGMELSLFSRDNIAQGAAIALSHNMFDAAIYLGICDKIVPGLLIAALRFGHLPALFIPAGPMRSGISNAAKSAVRQRFAQGQASRDELLEAESASYHSAGTCTFYGTANSNQLLVEMMGLQLPGSSFVNPDDPLRDALTKYASQLSTKITALGRDYRPLYEIIDERSIVNSIVGLLATGGSTNHTMHIVAYARAAGIIVNWDDFSALSKVVPSMTRIYPNGQADINHFHAAGGMAFLVKQLLKGELLHEDVNTIVGKGLTHYTKEPFLDGDTLVWRDGPAESLDLDVVRPIENPFSKEGGLSLLKGNLGRSVIKVSAVAEENRIVEAPAVIFHSQNDLADAIASGELKRDCVAVVRFQGPKALGMPELHKLTPYLINLQDQGYKVALVTDGRMSGASGKVPAAIHLTPEALSGGLIAKLKDGDLIRLDAIEGTLSVLISDEELANREIVQQDLTDSHQGMGRELFSAQRILVSGAEQGACSLFND
- the gap gene encoding type I glyceraldehyde-3-phosphate dehydrogenase, whose amino-acid sequence is MTIKVAINGYGRIGRNTLRALYESGKRDQIQIVAINDLGDSKTNAHLTKYDTVHGRFNEEVTFDDEALYINKDRIRTFSERNPADLPWAELDIDVVYECTGFFTTKEKASAHITAGAKKVIISAPGKEVDATVVYGVNQDVLTSEMTVISNASCTTNCLAPFAKPLSEKLGIESGLMTTIHAYTNDQRLSDVYHEDLYRARAAAMNMIPSKTGAAAAVGLVIPALVGKFDGLSVRVPTINVSLVDLTFLAPRETTVEEINKIIEDAIKADPILAQVLHVNYEPLVSSDFNHNAFTSNFDATQTRVQGRLVKVMAWYDNEWGFSNRMLDNTIALMNAK